Below is a window of Podospora pseudocomata strain CBS 415.72m chromosome 1 map unlocalized CBS415.72m_1.2, whole genome shotgun sequence DNA.
GCCTCGTCGGCACTGGCAGTACTGTGCAAGGCGGCGAACCACTGTCATGaacccctccaacagctAGTTCAGATTCCTCAACTCTCAAACCCACATCTTTAGTCTCAGATCTCCCCAACATCGACAATCTCCGAAATCCCATTCCCTTTCCATCCACGCCAAAACAGGGACcttgtctttcttttctgatCAATTTTAGAACCCACGATGACGCCAACCTTGGCATTACGTACCGTATCCCCCAGCCGGGAACTGAAATGtttcctttctcttctccaccagGCGCGCGCCCCCATACCCGCTTTCCCGTCCTTGGCGGCGGTATTGTTGTACGTAATTTCAGCCCCACCAAACGGTTTCTTAATCTCACTTACACCAACCCTCGACTTCCATCTCCTCTTTTGAAAATCAAAATAAAGTAAAGGTATAAGGTTTCAAAGATTTTTGTTCTGGAGTAGGATAAACGATTTCAAGTGTAATGGCCAGCCTGGCTTTGACAAAAACAGCATACCACCGCTGTGCTCCTCTATCAATGCTCTCACCTATACCAAACCAAATCCGCCATCACTGCCCACCAAAACCTTCTAGAAGGAATGgaacaaccctcccctccatccatccctccccagccatcACAGCACCTGTCTGTTTTCAGCAACATTGGTCGATGCCCAGCACCCAgcactcctccttccccggcTGCACCACCAAGCTCCCAATCACATGATATTCTCCAttctcttctcccacctAGTCCCAGCCAGTTTTCTTAGCcctttcatcccatctcatcccatcccatcccaacccgACCCGACCCGGCCACGCCCAGAGATAAGAACCCGCACCCCTCTTCCCGCACCTCACATCCCGTCCCATTGTTGTTTGGTTGACTTAAAAACCACAACTACCGAATCCAGCCTTGCGGTGACTTCTTCGTAGAGATAAGCCTCCCTCCCAAGACTTCCTAATGCAACCACTACAAGTTGACGATCCTGACCGGCTTTCCACCTCTTATCGTGATCGTTGTTaggcccccctccctttccccagTCCGGCGGCATACAgtacaccaccctccccggccTCCCCAGATGCCATCGCTTGACTCGGCGTCCCCGACCGTGGTCCTTAGTTCCGATCTCACGCCAGAGCCGGCATCAAGGCACATACCAAGGAAAAGCttgacaagacaagacagcaTTGCATATGTCTGATCTGGGATCCATCCTACTGTAGCGTCCAGATTAGACGGAAGGTGATGGTGTTCTAGACCCCATCCCCGCCTGTTCTTCCCTCAGGATATAATTGTTAGTCTCACAGTTCCGATTTCGCTGCTTCACATGCTTGCCTGCAGAAGACACGACATAGCAACCGACCTGTCTGAAAGATTTTGACATGATCTTGCCTCATCCATGTCTGAAATCGGTCTCGTCTAAACACTTGATttctcagcagcagctcaatggttaaaaaaaaaaaaaataccgGCATCACAAGTGATCAAAGTAAATGTTATATCTTTAGATTAAACACCatatccatcatccatctcacACATAAATATCGCTAAGCTAGCTTTCAGGGGTATTTTTACAACAACGTCATGCCCGCAAACCTTATTCTCAAAAGGGTCAAAACAAGGGACAATgtaaatgaaaaaaaaaaaaaaaagatccaAAACGACACGGCAGAAAAATATATACTTCTTTGGAAGCAAAGCCGTTATGCTTCCCAGGGTTTGCCGCTTCCAGGCCTGCCTGTCTTTTCCACATTGCCTCCCTTCGTTCCTGCACCCCCACCTTATCCAGATATCAATAGAAAAAGGAAACAACGCTTTCAAACAATGTTCAAATGACTGGTCGTGACACCTAATCAGTCGCAGACCCGgacaccttctcctccttcccgaCAGCAGTAGCGGGCTctgagggaggtgtgggaggggcGCTGGAACAGTGGCCATCTCTTGATGCCCGGTGATGCCGTGCTGAGGACGACAACATCGCCATCAGCTctctgctccttctccgcaGGAGTCAGGCAAAGGTAGTCACGGCGGACCTCGACGTAGTCGTAGGCGAACTCTCCGTGCTGGTCGTCATCCATGCCGAAGCTCAGCCTCGGTGGGAAGCACGGAGGTGAAGGCCGGGAACGAGGTCGATGGCCTTGGCGATGAGCCGAGACGACAAAGGTATAGCCGCAGCCAGCAAGGATGTAGACAATCTGCTTGTAGAGCTGAGCCCAGTTGCCGTTGAGGAAGCCACCCTGAACGCCCAAGTTGATGCCATCAGGCCGATGATGTAGTcggcggcgaagaagcgTTGAAAATAAGACCGACGATACCACCGATGGCGTGTTCGGCGAACACATCGAGCATCATCAATGCGGAGGTAGAACTTGATCTTGGTGCCAAAGTTGCGAGGCAACGCCCGTAACGACACCAAGCAAAACACTGGCCCAGGGGTGATGACACCGGAAGCGGGAGTGGCGGCAACGAGGCCAGAGATGGTGCCGGAGCACCAGCCGACGAGACCACTTCTTGGCAAGGCGGAAATCGAGAAGGCGCAAGTCATGGCGGCGAACATGGCAGTCAAGCAGGTGTTCCAGCAGGCCATGGCAGCGCGGAGGTTGGCGCCGAAAGCAGAGCCGCCGTTGAAACCGAGCCATCCGAACCAGAGAAGGATAGTGCCGAGAGTAATGAGCGAGATGTTGTGGGGACGGAAGTTGAGCATCATCTTCTCGTTGCGGCGCCCGAGCACCCAGGAGTAGGCCAAAGCGGAAACACCCGAACCAATCTCGACGGGACCGCCACCAGCGTAGTCGAAAACACCCCACTTGAAAGCCCAGCCTTCGGCGCCCCAGGCCCAGTACGCAAGAGGGCAGTAGACGAGAGTAGCCCAGAAGAAAGTAAAGACCATGCCGGGAATGACGCGACCACGCTCAGCAGTAGCACCGATCACGAGGGCAGCAGTAACAGCAGCGAATTGCATCTTCCAACTGTTAGCATCAAGCCACGTGCGCAAGTCGAAATCAGCCAAGTACTTGCCTGGTAAAACGAGTACAGCAGCTCGGGAATGAAGGGGAGCCGGAGACTCATCACCCAAAGCGTTGCGGAGGCCAAATCTGTCGAGGTTGCCAATGAAGCCGTTGGTAGCGGTCGGGCTGAGGGCCCAGTGAATAACCCCAAATACCATTGGAAGACAATGACACTGAAAGACATCATGACGACCCATATTTGCGACAAGGCCGACTTTCTGCGAGCGAGGCCGGGTAGAGGAAGGCGATGCCGGAATCATCAACAGGACCATGCCAGACGACACGAGGATATAAGCTTGGTCACCGGCATTGAAGGGTTCATTGAGGTTATCCCTCGCTGTTGGCACCCCCTGGTTAGCTTGTCGAATGTCATTGAGAGGCGCAATCAGGGCCCGATTGAATGGATAGTGAGATCATTGGATGGTTGTGGCTCTACGTACCGGAATGGAGCGGCGTCGAGGCCGGAGCCGCCTCGGAAGTTGAGTCGGACATGGCGCGGTGTCGAGTCCTTTGCCGACGTGCGTGAACAGAATGCTTGCTAGAGGCCGGAGCAGGGCGGGCGCCCGGATGGATAGGGTAGGTAATCAGGGCAGTGGACGGGCGTGAGGGTCGTTTAGTGTCGTCGTAATGGATAGGCAATCTAAAGAATGGATACCTAGGAAgacagaagaaggaggagtagTAGtaggaggagaaggaggaggaggccgagagcAGCCGTTGGGGAAAGGCTGTCGGAAGGTGTATAATTTTTCGACACAAGTCTGGTCTGAGACGGGGAAGGAACGAGAAACAATGGACGAGGGTGGGACAAAGCCTGAGTATATAAACCACCCTACTACGTACGGCATCGGATCCATCGACcgtccccatcccacccgcAACGCCTATCTAGGATAGGAGGGCAGCGAAACCTCTGACGCGACGCCAATTCAGCGCGCCAGGGCGGggccggcagcagcaggcacTTTCCACTCAGACTGCCTGGTGGGTAGGGGACCCGGATATGCCTATTTGCAGTCCATCTTTCTGCGGTGTTTCCCGAATCCAGTTTCAGTTCCCTCCCAGATTAAGTGGGTTCCGGAGCGCGGGAAAATATCttgcctgttgttgatgaggagctgTCCTCTGTTCCGCCTGCTCCACCACCATGCTCGGCGACGGCATCTTCGACGATAGGCCCAGCCCCAGTCGTCTGGGGTCATCCCGGGGACACGCACAGGGCTTCCGCAAGCAGCTAGCAGTCCTGCGGTACCGGGGGCGCGGTGGCAGGTGTGGGACGACCCCCGCTCTGCTCCACGCTTGCGCACGGGCAGGTACAAGCTGAGAGGTACACCGTACCTCCAGAATGGATCCATCAGCTGCTGTTCGACTGACTGCCCTGACTTGTGGTCGACGTCGATACTGCTGTCTGAAAAGGTTCTTGAATAGTTTCTACTGCGTAGACTCCTGTCTGTTTTTTCTTCTACACCTAAGTAAAGACCTCATGCGTACACTCCATGGATGGCCTGTTCTGTTTCGTACCccactcttcctcctctcgaGCTTCAGCAGCACTGAGCTACAGGTCAGGTCAGAATCAAACCATTGCTTATTCAGATAATCCCTCGTGGTCATTATCAGGGGCCTCTTGGGACTACATCAGCCAAACAGAATAGGCCATATGCAACCTGGATATGGCCTGAGCTCTTGGCCAGCTGGTGAAATGTGCAATGTGTAAAATGATGGGATTATCAGCAATTGTACACAGCCTCAGCTCCAGAGCTCTTGGTTCctggggtgtggtggtgcatCATGTCTGCTAAGTGGGGGTTCGCCGCACACCTGCACGACCATCTGCTGACGGGGTGTGGgtgaaaagaaaacccctcccctccctccatcacACGCTTGTCTACCCACATGAACAGTAGGATTGGTTCACTAGGGCGGTAATCGGAATGGGTGCGCAATTTTTTGTCGTTTCATTCATTAATCTTTTCGAAGGAGCAGTCTCGAGATTACAGAACGCcatcccttctttttcttgtcatcggaccaccacctcaggTTGGAACACACACCGATACCGAGGCGGCGGTTTCGTGATGATCTCAGGTTCCCATCAATGATTCTGTCATACACTCTTCCTCGCACTCTTCCCTACAGTGTGACTCCGCCCTACGGAAACGAAGCATGTCGTCAGCAGGACACAAAACTTGTTCTGGCTGAGACCTTGAACACCGAGAATAGCTTGTGCAACAAAAGCGAAGCTCCAGTCGTTGTATAAGAAACCCCCATCCTGGGGCCCCCCTTTTCAGTGGATTGTGTTCCTGATCAAGAGCTGAGGTCTTGGATTGCGCCCTTTCCGGtttctgtctgtcttgaTTCGTCTTGTCGAACTTGGCAAAGCTTCAGCTGCAGCGTCTTCGCTCCAGGAGGAGTGCACTGCAGCGATCCGCACCGAGTTGCATGACGGGGCCCAGAGGCCAAGGTAATTAGGGATTGCGAGGCTCTCCTGTGCTCACCGAGCTTTCCGGATTGGCCGTTGCCTGTGCGACAAGCATACTGTTGATGATCCCCGATGTCTTTGGTGTAGTCATCGCAGCCGTTGGGTTGTCTCCAATGCTGGCGTGCGAATCTGATATTGGAGAACATGGAATTTCGATGAGGCTGGGAACGGAGACTTCTGGGCCGACGTGGGCCCTGGAATCTGTTACCAAAtggtttgtgttttttggGTTCAAGACGTTGAAAAAGAGCCAGTCACAGCGACCCGTTGTCCGGCAATCGGTTGGGCTCTGCCGAATCACAGGCGGCGATCTTTCTTATCTCAGGGCCCCGCTTTCTTCCGCCGATCTTCCACGCACCTTTTCAACTGCATTGCGAAACGTGTGAGTTGAACCCTCTGAATACCAACACCGGCTAACTGACAACTGCATCACGGGTAGGGGTAATCAGCAATGAGCCTTTTTGTTATATAAAGCTCGGGGGTAACGAGTGCTGGGGCAGACAGACTTGGCGAGCACGGCGAGCAGGCAATCCCCGGTCAGCAGCCACAACATCATGTCGACGACACCACTGATGAACGATAGCCCCAGGACGCCGACGGACATGTCAGCCTCGCGGACCTCGCCGCTGCATGACCGTACGATTCCAGACCTCAGCGCCAACGCCCAGACCGAACATCTAATCTATCTACCAGCGTGCCAACACAAACATCATGTGGTTTTGCTCAATGAAGTGGCTCGACACCAACAGCTTGAGGCCtctgatgtggtggtggtgatggcggtggtggacggGGCAATGTCTCAAAAAGTCCCGCTTTCGGGGTGGACGGAGACGGACGAACCATTGGACTGCTcgttcttcttttcctgaTGTTGCTCTGCACCCCGGATCGCGAAATTGGAAGCGTCGCCAGTCTGCTCGAGTCGTCGGAACCCCTGCCCAAAGGAAACATGCGACCTGCGGGTTGCTCTCCACCCTGGACCAAACCCCCTGTCAGCGGTGGCGTCCCAAAAGCTGAAAAGCGGGTGCCGAGCCCCACGCCCAAGAAGATGGGCTTCTTATCTTGGATTCAGGGATCAATCAGAGGCGCGGGGATTTCCTGGGGAAACAGTCAAACAACATCACCTCACCGCAGATACACACCCCAatcgccaacagcagcagagggGAAGCGGAATGCCCGTATTGATTTCATTAATTAACGAGTCCTTCATGCAGGCCCAGGCCTCCAACGAAAATTTCTCATTGTTGAGATGAGTTCATCTTTCTCAAAGCGCCTTCATCAGTCTAGCCTTTCCTCTCCCCACCAGTTTCGCCAGCCTTACAAATAGAGAAACCAAGAAACCGCCCCCATCAGATACGACTTTTTCCGATCTCCACTACAATAAGCGGAGCCAAAACCACATGTTTGACGCGCATCAAAAGACGAGACGGCAATCCATACTACGATCCCAGAAAGACACACCGATCCAACAGAACCGTCCCATTCCGCCCAGCAGATGGGATGACATCACCAGAAGGAAGCCTCAATGCAAGCCAAGGTAAAGTCCGGTCACCTAGTGTTTTGGTGTCCGTCTTTTCCAGTCTGCGGGAGATTACCGGCTGCAAAAGAGCCGCAAATATCAACTGTATGTATGCGCGCGGATATATGTGCTGATGTCACCGCAACACCGGGCTATGAAGCAGCTCCGAGGTCGGGTGAGTCCACGGATGGCAAAACTGAGAGTTACGGATgcggaagggggtgaggagatCATCTAGGGTTTCTCTCTTGATCAGCATTGATTTCAATCCGTAGAATGCGGCCCACAGCGATATTGTATAGTGTATGCGCATCCTCATATAGTGAGATGGAGTGATGGGCCCAACGGACAACCATCATCCAAGCTGCGTTGAGCCTAGACAACGGTTCTTGGACTCCACATTCAAGCGTGATCCACCCTTAGACAGAGCCTCACGAATAGCCACACTATGGACAGGTCGAGAGCCTAGTTCAACTCCATATCTGTGGAATGAGAGGCAAATTGGGCTGCTGTAGTATATTCCGCGGTTTTCCGTGGCAGCGGAAACAAGCTCGACGGTCATCAACCTAGACTTTGCTTCGTCCTCAATGGGAACAGATGCGGCAACTGAAATAGGACCAATGGGTGTGGCTTCTCGTTCCCCATAGTCAAACTGAGAAAGGTTCTACACTATATCCTGAGATACCAAGTTCAACAAAGGGCATTTATTTCATATTAAACCAATAAGCTCCAACAACTGCATCCTACACAAGACTAAAAGCAAACAACCGCGAGAGCAGCTTTTAAAAGGCTATGTTAATTGGTTGGCATATCATGTCTATCCCCTGACAAGCGGGGCCATCTGCGTGATGTTTGCCTCAAACATACCTGTGATCGAGTCCACCAAGCTTGCACAATGTCTTGTTTTGCTTTCAAATTTATATGCTCATCAGTTTTACAAGCATTCTGGTGACTGCATTGCTTCCTACCTCTGTCTTCAGTCTCGAAGTGTTTCTTCCCAGTCTCCATGACATTTAAATTTCCTGGAACACTAGTTCCAACTCAAAGAAACCGCCAGAGTCTTTAAGCAAACAACCCGAGACATGACTTAGTCAAGATAATTGAACCAAAGATGCCTGTCCACGCACCTGTGAGAATCCCGGTGATCGCCCGGTATAGAATCCGTCTGGTTTTGGCGTctagagaaagaagaagaggataCCTTCCCTAGAAAGGACAATAcagctgttggaggagaagccgaGCAAAACGAGAGAGCGACAGCTGTCCGTCGTTTGCTCCCCGTCAAAGACTTTCCATCTCGACACCAACAATGCAGTCTTGTGTGTCCATCCCGCCCTCGGACGGTGGCTATGGTAGTCCTCCCGAAAACACAGTCGACAAgctgacaaccaccacatcataccaccaccaccatcaccaccaccaccaccaccaccaccaccaccaccaccaccaccaccaacaacaacaacaacaacaacaacaacaacaacaacaacaacaacaacaacaacaacaacaacaacaacaacaacaacaccttcctttaccccttcctccctcccaacaaacacctccaccaccgccaacctccacgagcgcctccaccgcctcgaaTCCCACCCGCCACCgtctccaaaccctcctcctcctcctccaccaacaccccgcaATCTTCATAACCCTTCCCTGGCTGTTCCCCAATACAAGCAGAagaacctcctcacccaaccACTTACTTcaacaccccaccaccccttcaatctcaaccaaccccctacTCCCTCAGGatacaacatcaacccatcAACCTGCAACCACTGGTCCGAACCctaccccaaccccaacactCACACCCCAAACCTCGACAGGCCATGGGAGCCATTTGATGACCAcgagctcaccaccaccgatcgCCCCACGGAGTCGGTGtctcgaaaaaaaaaaaaaaaaaagaataaaaaaaaccGGCGTTTAGCGCCGTGGTGGACTGTTAGCCATGCTCCATAAAAGCAGTCCTTCAAAAAACCACCTATAGACGACCAATATATAAATAAAATCCCTATACCCCCTTCCTTAACAATCTCCCCATTTCTGTTGTGATCCCATCTGTCTTTCTGCCCACTTTATCAAAGCCACAGTCCAAGAAAAAATAACCTCACAAAAACACCATTCACAGCAAAACATCAAATATGACGGACAACCTCAAAACGAAACCAATATCTCATTAATCACTACTTCCTGCGGGTAAAATCTATGGAAAAATAACAACGCCTAATGatgctcctccaacccctcataCCTCCCCTCAACATTGGCAATCGCGCTCTGCAGCGCGCTCGTCAGATCAACTTATGAAACAGCGGCCGATTGATCCCATGCACggcgccaccaccgtccgCCCACTGTGGCTCCGGCCCCA
It encodes the following:
- the MEP1_2 gene encoding low affinity high capacity ammonium permease (EggNog:ENOG503NVB7; COG:P) → MSDSTSEAAPASTPLHSARDNLNEPFNAGDQAYILVSSGMVLLMIPASPSSTRPRSQKVGLVANMGRHDVFQCHCLPMVFGVIHWALSPTATNGFIGNLDRFGLRNALGDESPAPLHSRAAVLVLPGKYLADFDLRTWLDANSWKMQFAAVTAALVIGATAERGRVIPGMVFTFFWATLVYCPLAYWAWGAEGWAFKWGVFDYAGGGPVEIGSGVSALAYSWVLGRRNEKMMLNFRPHNISLITLGTILLWFGWLGFNGGSAFGANLRAAMACWNTCLTAMFAAMTCAFSISALPRSGLVGWCSGTISGLVAATPASGVITPGPVFCLVSLRALPRNFGTKIKFYLRIDDARCVRRTRHRWYRRSYFQRFFAADYIIGLMASTWAFRLYKQIVYILAGCGYTFVVSAHRQGHRPRSRPSPPCFPPRLSFGMDDDQHGEFAYDYVEVRRDYLCLTPAEKEQRADGDVVVLSTASPGIKRWPLFQRPSHTSLRARYCCREGGEGVRVCD